A DNA window from Actinomadura coerulea contains the following coding sequences:
- a CDS encoding urease accessory protein UreF gives MSPVSLLILGDGRFPSGGHAHSGGAEAAVAAGRVRDAATLEDFCRGRLATTGLVAASLAAAAAAGHDPLVLDDAADARTPSPALRRAARRLGRQLTRAVRAVWPSPELEHLAAARPAGAHQPVVLGVAARTAGLTPRNAAQAAAYDSVSAPVTAAVRLLGLDPFQAAAVAARLAGDMEDVAAEAARHAARLPVDGVDALPAASAPLLDITAEQHAAWPVRLFAS, from the coding sequence ATGAGCCCGGTGTCGCTTCTGATTCTCGGTGACGGACGTTTCCCCTCCGGAGGCCACGCGCACTCCGGAGGCGCTGAGGCCGCCGTCGCGGCCGGACGCGTCCGCGACGCCGCGACCCTGGAGGACTTCTGCCGCGGGCGGCTGGCCACCACCGGCCTGGTCGCGGCCTCTCTGGCCGCCGCCGCGGCGGCCGGACACGACCCGCTGGTCCTGGACGACGCCGCCGACGCGCGCACGCCCTCCCCGGCGCTGCGCCGGGCGGCGCGCAGGCTCGGACGGCAGCTGACGCGCGCCGTCCGCGCCGTCTGGCCCAGCCCCGAACTGGAGCACCTGGCGGCCGCACGTCCCGCCGGCGCGCACCAGCCCGTCGTGCTCGGCGTCGCCGCGCGCACGGCCGGGCTGACGCCGCGGAACGCCGCCCAGGCCGCCGCCTACGACAGCGTCAGCGCCCCGGTGACCGCAGCGGTACGCCTGCTCGGCCTCGACCCCTTCCAGGCCGCCGCCGTCGCCGCCCGCCTCGCCGGCGACATGGAGGACGTCGCCGCGGAGGCCGCCCGCCATGCCGCGCGGCTGCCGGTGGACGGGGTGGACGCGCTGCCCGCCGCGTCCGCCCCGCTCCTGGACATCACCGCCGAACAGCACGCGGCCTGGCCGGTACGCCTTTTCGCCAGCTGA
- a CDS encoding urease accessory protein UreD: MTAAPPSRTAPRAADAPPASHSPASYGVHATARVRAEAADGVTDLPLLHGDGPFALRRLRPRGPQARVCLLNTMSAPHNGDRLRVEAVVGPGADLHVLSAAATVALPGPAPGHAVLDVALSVADSARLLWLPEPVISATGSDLRQHIRVDLARGARLVLGEQQILGRAHEPTGRLAGRVTVRHGERTLLDQHTAYGPGAPGWDGPAVLAGYRAVGQLLVIDPAYRDRPPGTRILDDIPARAHGVITPLAGPGVLLTAVAPDAGDLRRCLDAALRHLIDAER; this comes from the coding sequence ATGACCGCGGCGCCGCCCTCCCGGACCGCGCCGCGCGCCGCCGACGCGCCGCCCGCTTCCCACTCGCCCGCCTCCTACGGGGTGCATGCCACCGCCCGCGTCAGAGCCGAGGCGGCGGACGGAGTCACCGATCTGCCGCTGCTCCACGGCGACGGCCCGTTCGCGCTCCGCCGGCTGCGCCCGCGCGGCCCGCAGGCGCGCGTCTGCCTCCTGAACACCATGAGCGCCCCGCACAACGGCGACCGCCTGCGCGTCGAGGCCGTCGTCGGGCCGGGCGCCGACCTGCACGTCCTCTCCGCCGCCGCCACGGTCGCCCTGCCCGGCCCGGCGCCCGGGCACGCCGTCCTCGACGTGGCGCTGAGCGTGGCGGACTCCGCGCGACTGCTCTGGCTGCCCGAACCCGTCATCTCCGCCACCGGAAGCGACCTGCGCCAGCACATCCGCGTCGACCTGGCCCGCGGCGCCCGGCTCGTCCTGGGCGAGCAGCAGATCCTCGGCCGCGCACACGAGCCGACCGGACGGCTGGCCGGCCGCGTCACCGTCCGCCACGGCGAACGGACACTGCTGGACCAGCACACCGCCTACGGCCCCGGCGCCCCCGGCTGGGACGGCCCCGCCGTGCTGGCCGGCTACCGCGCCGTCGGCCAGCTCCTCGTCATCGACCCCGCGTACCGAGACCGTCCGCCCGGCACGCGGATCCTCGACGACATCCCGGCGCGCGCACACGGCGTCATCACCCCGCTCGCCGGCCCAGGCGTCCTCCTCACCGCCGTGGCCCCGGACGCCGGCGACCTCCGCCGCTGCCTGGATGCCGCACTCCGCCACCTGATCGACGCTGAACGTTGA
- the ureG gene encoding urease accessory protein UreG: MHLHRTDPVIDDIIPPAAARSGGRPRPLRIGLGGPVGSGKTATVAALCRRLRDTLSIAVVTNDIYTREDAEALLRQAVLPPERITAVETGACPHTAIRDDISANLEAVEDLQERIGSLDLVLIESGGDNLTATFSKGLVDHQIFLIDVAGGDDIPRKGGPGVTTADLLVINKADLAPHVGADLGAMERDAKAARGPLPVVLTSVKADHGVDPIADWVRRRLAEQAADRA; this comes from the coding sequence ATGCACCTGCACCGCACCGACCCGGTCATCGACGACATCATTCCCCCCGCCGCGGCCCGTTCCGGCGGCCGTCCCCGCCCGCTGCGCATCGGCCTGGGCGGGCCGGTGGGCTCCGGCAAGACCGCCACCGTCGCCGCCCTGTGCAGGCGGCTGCGCGACACCCTGTCCATCGCGGTGGTGACCAACGACATCTACACCCGTGAAGACGCCGAGGCCCTGCTGCGCCAGGCGGTGCTGCCCCCCGAGCGGATCACCGCCGTCGAGACCGGCGCCTGCCCGCACACCGCCATCCGCGACGACATCTCCGCCAACCTCGAAGCCGTCGAGGACCTCCAGGAACGGATCGGCTCCCTCGACCTCGTCCTGATCGAATCCGGCGGCGACAACCTCACCGCCACCTTCTCCAAGGGCCTGGTCGACCACCAGATCTTCCTCATCGACGTCGCGGGCGGCGACGACATCCCCCGCAAGGGCGGCCCCGGCGTCACCACCGCCGACCTGCTGGTCATCAACAAGGCGGACCTCGCCCCGCATGTCGGCGCCGATCTCGGCGCCATGGAACGCGACGCCAAGGCCGCGCGCGGCCCCCTGCCCGTCGTCCTCACCAGCGTCAAGGCCGACCACGGCGTCGACCCCATTGCGGACTGGGTCCGCCGCCGCCTCGCCGAGCAGGCCGCGGATCGGGCATGA